The DNA region cccgaaaagaagttgcaacttgttgtcatgagtagtaccaatcaaatcttttatgccctcctcaactgtatagtccatccctatccagtctcagaatacctcttgttcaggtgtgagatcggttcattcatgtgcccctccgcctagaagcctgccaggagccgctccttgtccgtgcctcactgcaccggcgatcactccccgcccttgtcggccccgggcgtcacacaaggggctgaaatgaaaaaaaaaagggcaGGTAGCATTCGATAAGCAAGTTTGGCAAACTAGGACCAGGTACTAGGTTGATGGCATTTAGAATACTCCTCATTGgggactttataagagatgcaACCTATAAACACAATACCTTAATATTTTGGGTGTAAAGATATAGTGTTCTATTGGTGACCTTTCGTGTTTCCCTACAACAAAGGATCCACTCATAGCATTAAATATGTTCAAAGAAATTCCATGCAAAATCTGACATTCAGATTCAGATTTCATCAGGTCAAAATTTCGGCGGTTTGATTTTTCTAGTTGCAACCATTTCATACAAGGATTACAAATATTGTGGTCCAAAGACCAAATCAACTGTGAGAGTTGAATTGAACCAATGAGAATTTTCTTGTCATcataaattgaaataaaaataaggaTTCACAGCCAAAAAGAGTCATACTGAAAAGTTAAACTTCCTCAAAGCTAATTAATTAACAGATATTACACAATTTCCACACCATTATCCCAATAAACCATGTAATTCTCCTACACTGACATcaaccttaaaaaaaaaatacatcagGCAACAAAAGGAAATAGGCCACTAATTCAAAAGTACAAACATTGATTAATTAACATATACCACACTATTTTCACAGCACTGCCCAAAAAACCATACAATACTCCTACACTGACATCAACATTCAGAACAGATTCATACAAATATGGTGACAAGTTGACTGAAATTGAGACTAACTACAGAACAAGCTAAGGCATATCTAGATTTTGAGTGAGGCCAAAACCCAGAACACCCTTAATCAGATCAATTAATTGAAGGTGTGCAGTGAGCTGAGGAAAATGGCCAACAGTGTCTATCACCTCCAATGTAACTTTCCCTTTAATTTTCTTCTCCATGTAAAGTGCTACACTATATGGAACAACCATGTCATTAGAGGACTGAATGATGGTGCATGCTGTTTCAACTTTCTCAAGTATATCTCTGTAGTCACAACAGAACACAGTTTTGGCTAAGGACACTGGAACTTCACCTCTCATTCTTTTCAAGCACTCTCTGAATTTGTTCACTGAGGGCTCATCATTTGGATCCACTACTAGTGAGGAGAAAGCCGAAGCCCAGTTTTCATAGTTGGACTCTATGTTAACCAATAATTGCTCAATGTCTGAGCTTGTGAAACCCCCCTCATAGTCATCTGTATTTATGTACCTGTATGTTTTGGCAATAAGTTAGAATGCATCATTTGTGTTCTTGAGAATTATAGATGGAATAATATTAAGATAAGGCCCTAGTTTAAGTTAATTATTTAGAAACCAAGGTGAGATTGCatcaataaattaataataggTATGGTGTGTATTCAATTCTCGTTATAGATTTGAGGGCTTTGTTGGTAGGTGTTTCTTTAAGAACTTATATGAATGACTTATAGTTTTAGAGACATGTCTTGACTTGTGGTAGTTATCAAAACTGAACCCTCCAAACTTTTGCTCTAAAAAGTATGTGCTACTTGAACCATCTCCTATATATAGTGGTTGTTTTAGGCACCAAGAAACAAAATATTAGTAGTAAACAATGCCCTGAAATTTAAATAAACCGAAGATAGGGAAggaacataaaatttaataatatgcTGACAGAATATTTTTTCATTGATAAATGGAACTGATTGGCCGGCTACTGGGTggttcaaatttgaaaaggagcAATCTTCCAATCAGAGGTTATCAAAAGTGTTTGTGATGGGAATTAAAGTCAGCAAAGTGGGAGCAGAAAGTGAAGTTTTGTTGTTTTTCTCTGCTTATTCTATTATTTCGTATTTTTGTGGATGAGAACCAGGTGCATCAAACCCACCATGCTGAAAAGCACAGTTTTAACTCCTTCACCCAATCTTGTTGAGACCAGTGACCACATGTTTTGGTTGGTTcatctttttttatttgataaagaTAGGTAGAGATCTATATACCTCAAATGAGATTGAGATAGAAATTAAGGGAAGTGAAAGTTGTGATATGCGATGTGATTAGATGCGGTAAGAAAAGATAGATCGAAAAATGAGTGGACTAAATTAgagttgaagtttttttttttgtacatctgaaagataaattgcacctgcTATGAATTGATTTTTGGATTTCCCTACCCAACTCGTGTGTCCCACGACtcctaccacttaagctatcttACGGGACAGAATTGAGGTATTGAAAACTCAGGATTTAAAAGAAAATTGGTATCTTGGTTCAttttaaaagagaaaaacattaattatttaGTATGTGTTATATTGTTATCTCTTTCTTTTCCAAGTCAAAACATACCTTTACATTTACTGTTTCTACTATCTtttttcatcatcaatctcttcctatcgcactcttttttccaacatattactattttttttctcagTCTTGTATTTAAGTTTCTCTTAGAGTGTGGATATAATTAGTATATGAAGTGGCCCAACAGATTAGGTGTGTGGCACTGTGGGACGGTGTTGATTAGTTATTGTCTGTTTTCCATCACAACTGTATAATATAGATTCCTATTAAAGGTAGTTCTTGTGTGAATATAAAGTGTTTGCAAAGGCAATGGAAAGCTAAACTATATAAAAAATTTGGGTAAATTTTACTGAATCCTTTAAGGTTTATTATTCTTATTATACTTTCTCTATTCTACATTCACAATATATTAaccatcttttattttattaaaagcaTTGCACTATTTTCTTTAAGATTTATTATTATTGCATCGATTGACCTCCCACAAAATTAATTAGTACGACACTTAACAACAttctattattttaaataatatataaatgatGGGAGATCAATGCATTTTATAAAATAGAAGGTCAGTATGACGTTAACTTCCCCAAAAACTATGATAAAAAGTACATACAAACCGATGGCTAGGTAGAATTttggagagaaaaaaatattcgaAGTTCACTATAAAACAAGACTATACAGCTCAATGAGGGAACTTTCATGAAGTATCTATCCGAGAGTTTAAGTTATTGAATGAACAAATATAATTGGTTCCTATTATATTTATAACCCGCTTTGGTACATACAAATACAAAGAGTTGACATCGCACAACCCTTTACTTAgggctgaaattcaactttacCAATATTAAATTATAGAATTATCTTAATATTAATTGAAGATAGGAATAAACGATGAAAAATGCATGCAACAGTAGAGTTTCTTCTTTTCATCATCTGAATCAAGATTTCAAATTAGCCAACAAAAAACAAATTCTCCAGACTTCTTTACTGACAAAAGGAGGAAGTTTCTTAACAAAATCAAATGATAAAGAGCCCAAAAGAACaccaacttattttggaaaatttCAAAGAACCCTCCAAGTAACTATTATAAGAACAGGATTCACATGCTCTAGGAAAAACATGCAAATCCCTTTATCGGGTAAGCCACGCAGAAGTCTAATCTAATATATATACTTCACGCTTGAGATGTCCAGTGTGATCGATTTGAGTGTGATAAGTGTGTTAAGATCTCACAGTTACTGGAGATATAAAAATAAGTTGTTATATATTGTAGCACAATTCTCATCTTTGAACACTACCTTTAGATAAAATTGGACTAACTCGAATAGAGAGCGCGATCTGTTAGGGAGACATGAGGAATCCATGGACCAAAAAAAAGACAAGACACCAATAGAATCTAAAGTCATATATATCGTTATCCGAAATTCTAACGCGTTTGGTATATGAGTcacatttcttataaattttcacAATATAAATCTAACTCAAACTAAAATCCTCAACACGACAAAGATAGAAAAAGACACATACAACGGAGATAGAAAGAAGAGTATACCTGGGAGAAGCACCAAGGAGAATCAACCTCTTAAAGAGCTGAGGTCTTTGAATGGAAGCTAAGCAACCGATCATTCCAGACATGGAATGACCAACAAAGGTGACATCTTTGAGGTCCATCTGATCCATGAGAGCGAGCAAGTCATCTGCAAAAGCTTCCAAAGAAGAGTACTTGACAGGATCATACAGGCTCTCATCTTCAACAGCTCCTGAAAAAGCCCAATCAAAAACAACAACTCTGTAGTTTTCAACAAAGAAGGGGGTGATTTTGTCCCAAATGGACTTGTCTGTTCCATACCCATGAGCAAAAACTAGTGTTTCTGTTCCTAATCCTTCGATTTTAGCATTAAGAGAAGATGAAAGGCACTTTTTTTGAAGTGTGATTGGGTTGACGTTGGGTTCCATGAGAAGGAGAAGTGAAGCAGAAACTGCAGCTAAGAGAGCCAAACAGAGTTTTAATGGTgtggttttttaattttattactgCCTTAAGTCTTGGCTCCTATTTATAGCCAAAAGAATGGTCTCTTATGACAAAAAGACATGTAAGATATTAGTGGGGATGGAAGCAAAATTGTGCTAGCATCTCATCAATAGGCATGTGCTCATCTAGCTAGATTGGTTTGGATTATGTTGATCTGATTTTGGTGTCCCCTTCAATCCTTGTATATATAGCTGTCATCAATTTTCAAAACCAAAGACCGAACTATACaagtagcaaaaaaaaaagaccgaactataaattttcaatttgattttttttcctaagaCCTATGTATCCTTTATATGAGACAATTTTGATCGAGCCGGAAACATTTTCTCGTGAAGCTAGACCTCTCAgtaaaaaatttaacatacaCAATATTTAAATCTGAGATTCCTATATACTACCGGAACAAATTATTCATTGAT from Lotus japonicus ecotype B-129 chromosome 2, LjGifu_v1.2 includes:
- the LOC130738928 gene encoding strigolactone esterase D14, which encodes MEPNVNPITLQKKCLSSSLNAKIEGLGTETLVFAHGYGTDKSIWDKITPFFVENYRVVVFDWAFSGAVEDESLYDPVKYSSLEAFADDLLALMDQMDLKDVTFVGHSMSGMIGCLASIQRPQLFKRLILLGASPRYINTDDYEGGFTSSDIEQLLVNIESNYENWASAFSSLVVDPNDEPSVNKFRECLKRMRGEVPVSLAKTVFCCDYRDILEKVETACTIIQSSNDMVVPYSVALYMEKKIKGKVTLEVIDTVGHFPQLTAHLQLIDLIKGVLGFGLTQNLDMP